In the Streptomyces sp. HUAS MG91 genome, one interval contains:
- a CDS encoding aminotransferase class V-fold PLP-dependent enzyme, whose product MTATAHGDPRVHLDAAGLGSMPTAARAALIEWTRHEDRYGPHELEEYLDDVVHDELRARLTHLLRAPTDDTVLFTGSADAFATVVSRLPLGPDDRIWTTPYEGVANLTALYAVRDRTRCGLDVVPLRPDGDLDTEWMAAHIDDDVAFVSVTQVPAGCGIVNPVEAIGRILAPHRCLYAVDASYAVGQLPVDVTRTGCDLLTGDGWRFLRGPRFIGFAHVSRRLRETLAPPGIVPLVPPHGAAVVALSAALAEHRTDASDEALTAALRAAVEEAPGTELIVPGRLQSGILAFRHERMPAAHIRRRLAARGVDVRKTVAQETPLYRPGPGFTTAVRASVHQDSAPRDIERFGAALHEILAQEVPHPHLRPRTHRHVPNRRGTAPVRPALTLVGGA is encoded by the coding sequence ATGACTGCGACGGCCCACGGCGATCCCAGGGTCCACCTGGACGCGGCCGGACTGGGCTCCATGCCCACCGCCGCCCGCGCTGCCCTCATCGAGTGGACACGTCACGAAGACCGCTACGGTCCCCACGAGTTGGAGGAGTACCTGGACGATGTCGTGCACGACGAGCTCCGCGCGCGCCTGACCCACCTGCTGCGGGCGCCGACCGACGACACCGTGCTGTTCACCGGCTCGGCGGACGCCTTCGCCACCGTGGTGTCGCGCCTGCCGCTCGGCCCGGACGACCGGATCTGGACGACGCCTTACGAGGGCGTCGCCAACCTCACCGCCCTCTACGCGGTACGCGACCGCACCCGGTGCGGTCTGGACGTCGTCCCGCTGCGTCCGGACGGCGACCTCGACACGGAGTGGATGGCCGCGCACATCGACGACGACGTCGCGTTCGTCTCGGTGACGCAGGTGCCGGCGGGCTGCGGCATCGTCAACCCCGTCGAGGCGATCGGCCGCATCCTCGCGCCCCATCGCTGCCTGTACGCCGTCGACGCGTCGTACGCCGTGGGGCAGTTGCCGGTGGACGTGACGCGCACCGGCTGCGATCTGCTGACCGGCGACGGCTGGCGGTTCCTGCGCGGACCGCGGTTCATCGGGTTCGCCCATGTCTCCCGCAGACTGCGCGAGACGCTCGCCCCACCCGGGATCGTGCCGCTGGTGCCACCGCACGGAGCGGCCGTCGTCGCACTGAGCGCGGCCCTCGCCGAGCACCGGACCGACGCGTCGGACGAGGCGCTGACGGCCGCGCTGCGCGCCGCGGTCGAGGAGGCGCCCGGTACCGAACTGATCGTCCCGGGGCGGCTCCAGTCCGGCATCCTCGCCTTCCGGCACGAGCGGATGCCCGCGGCGCACATCCGGCGCCGGCTGGCGGCCCGCGGTGTCGACGTGCGCAAGACGGTCGCCCAGGAGACACCTCTGTACCGCCCCGGGCCCGGATTCACCACCGCCGTGCGCGCCTCCGTCCACCAGGACAGCGCGCCGCGGGACATCGAGCGGTTCGGCGCGGCGCTGCACGAGATCCTGGCGCAGGAGGTCCCACACCCGCACCTGCGGCCCCGCACCCACCGGCACGTCCCGAACCGCCGCGGCACGGCTCCGGTCCGCCCGGCCCTGACGCTGGTGGGAGGCGCATGA
- a CDS encoding amino acid adenylation domain-containing protein → MSVLSVSDLVEQHVHLRPDATALTYPGDAGDVSLTYGELSLAANRLAAHLRARGVGRGDRVVTAIAPGPAMVTAFLAVVRTGAAYVPVDPANPAERRRLIVRDSTARAVLTQGAAPDDYRGLDTVVVDLDAEADAIAARPAALPEPAAGPDDAAYVCYTSGTTGTPKGVVVPHRAVVDFARSYDYLRLDPTDVVAQAANPAFDAVTFEIWTTLAAGARLVGLAKESVVDPGRFQEAVAAHGISTIFLTTALFNLIARERPGAFAPLRTVLFGGEACDPRRVREVFAAGAPERLLHVYGPTETTTFATWHAVDEPAEDARTIPIGRALGTTVAVVVSPDGTPVAPGATGELLLGGPGLATGYLDRPELTAQRFVEDTFTGSGGLLYRTGDVVLLREDGALEFVGRVDNQIKLRGFRIELGEIEAQLTGHPGVSAAAVSLHETPDGDKRLVAHVVPAPPAAAAAEPDAQITEWKEIYETLYDDAGSAELGTDFAGWNSSYDARPIPLEQMREWQGATLERIRELPRRRVLEIGVGTGLLMGHLARDPECEEYWGTDFSERVITALTAQTQADPELAAKVHLRRRAAEDTSGLPTGHFDAVVINSVIQYFPGLDYLRSVIEGALRLLAPGGALLLGDLRNLDLARTFQTGVELASPGGADKTRDALLRSIGERVELETELLLAPALFDALARDLPAVRAVDVRVKRGVHHNELSRYRYEAVLSTAAPVADLAAAPVLHWGRDLASAAAVTTRLEAGRPATLRLAAVPNRRVHEEHTALAELEAAAALPAVAPDPEELCAAGERLGYLALPTWSGQGAALLDVVFVDPDQVPAGALTGVHTGPAAAAGTCANTPNAFDRTVGLDVTLNGYLQERLPDYMIPSALTLLDELPLNANGKVDRKALPAPSFTAERTGGLPGTPLQEIVRDLFAEVLGVPRGQVHADSDFFRIGGHSLAAARLLSKARTVLGADPGSRAVYEAPTPAAFAALLGDAPAACTGPGGAEGAVILPLRLHGALNERALEAALADLGNRHEALRNSRIGAAGTQLRTLSADEHLLELSLPAGAVDLWSHLPLAAELARAYGARATGDTPHRSPAARSSAPRASHGHTAPTPLPHAPAPAPADPRHTTSAAELDAALHTRLTAFAAEHGVTAFMVAHAALVALLIQLGADTGPRGGITVAAPVPARDSEALRDAVGPYGRTLALTVDASADTSFTELLRLVRETDLAAYRDGTSPLALPGGVALTVLQESDVRFEAAGLTVRPEPRPPVVPGADLGLTLTERQTPAGGCAGIGLTTAYPAASVDEATAASLTDRFVAVLEAALTDPALTVGRLRPAPGGAGADGVWAGADAALPPGDPAALIAAQVAHAPEAQVLPALTYGELDARADLLAHALLAHRAGPGTSVLTALSSPAAFAVAALAVARTGAALLPVDPSDTVPALPGHLRPVVLLLDETADLLLAEVPGAARLVRDEAAEPAAAGHWPFTAADRLRPAGADDPLLLVPTDEGTVVVGSAAVAAATLARPAEAAWLVRGYPDGDAALGLLGALASGARVHVPDDSLIRAVPHEVLGWLRATGARTVVGGADETLCALLTLARAEGAELAVSGGWAEGRLVVEQTGDGPARPAPGYRAHILDAALRPVGPGETGALYIAGVGVAQGYAATPTTTGERFLPDPFAAPGTTARMWRTGQAARVESDGRLSVLDGPADDDPYTDEFATFVVLADPRGHHALWPAAVAAPEGWHETHPEDLYELCLDHLGSRPGESL, encoded by the coding sequence ATGTCGGTCCTGTCGGTCTCCGACCTCGTCGAGCAGCACGTCCACCTGCGGCCCGACGCGACCGCGCTCACCTACCCGGGTGACGCCGGCGACGTGTCCCTCACGTACGGCGAACTGAGCCTGGCCGCCAACCGTCTCGCCGCCCACCTGCGGGCTCGGGGCGTGGGCCGCGGTGACCGGGTGGTGACGGCGATCGCGCCGGGCCCCGCCATGGTGACCGCGTTCCTCGCCGTCGTGCGGACCGGCGCCGCCTACGTACCGGTCGACCCGGCCAACCCCGCCGAGCGCCGCCGCCTGATCGTGCGGGACAGCACGGCACGCGCCGTGCTGACGCAGGGCGCCGCACCCGATGACTACCGGGGGCTCGACACCGTGGTCGTCGACCTCGACGCCGAGGCCGACGCGATCGCCGCGCGCCCCGCCGCCCTGCCCGAGCCGGCCGCGGGCCCGGACGACGCCGCCTACGTCTGCTACACCTCGGGAACGACCGGCACGCCCAAGGGAGTCGTCGTCCCCCACCGGGCCGTCGTCGACTTCGCCCGGTCCTACGACTACCTGCGCCTGGACCCGACGGACGTGGTCGCCCAGGCTGCCAACCCCGCCTTCGACGCCGTGACGTTCGAGATCTGGACGACGCTCGCCGCCGGGGCCCGCCTGGTGGGCCTGGCCAAGGAGTCCGTCGTCGACCCCGGACGCTTCCAGGAGGCGGTCGCCGCCCACGGCATCTCCACGATCTTCCTGACCACCGCCCTGTTCAACCTCATCGCCCGGGAGCGCCCCGGCGCCTTCGCCCCGCTGCGCACCGTGCTGTTCGGCGGCGAGGCCTGCGACCCGCGCCGGGTGCGCGAGGTGTTCGCGGCGGGAGCGCCCGAGCGGCTGCTGCACGTGTACGGGCCCACCGAGACCACCACCTTCGCCACCTGGCACGCGGTCGACGAGCCGGCCGAGGACGCGCGGACCATCCCGATCGGCCGGGCTCTCGGCACCACCGTCGCCGTCGTCGTCTCCCCCGACGGCACCCCGGTCGCGCCCGGCGCCACCGGCGAACTCCTGCTCGGCGGGCCGGGGCTCGCCACCGGCTACCTCGACCGCCCCGAACTGACCGCGCAGCGCTTCGTCGAGGACACCTTCACCGGCAGCGGCGGCCTGCTCTACCGCACCGGCGACGTCGTGCTGCTGCGCGAGGACGGCGCACTGGAGTTCGTGGGCCGCGTCGACAACCAGATCAAACTGCGCGGGTTCCGCATCGAACTCGGCGAGATCGAGGCGCAGCTGACCGGCCACCCGGGAGTCTCCGCGGCGGCGGTGTCGCTGCACGAGACGCCGGACGGCGACAAGCGGCTCGTCGCCCACGTGGTGCCCGCGCCGCCGGCCGCTGCCGCCGCCGAGCCCGACGCGCAGATCACCGAGTGGAAGGAGATCTACGAGACGCTGTACGACGACGCCGGGTCCGCCGAGCTCGGCACCGACTTCGCGGGCTGGAACAGCAGTTACGACGCGCGGCCGATCCCCCTGGAGCAGATGCGCGAGTGGCAGGGCGCCACCCTGGAGCGCATCCGGGAGCTGCCCCGCCGCCGGGTCCTGGAGATCGGGGTGGGCACCGGCCTGCTGATGGGACATCTGGCCAGGGACCCGGAGTGCGAGGAGTACTGGGGCACCGACTTCTCCGAGCGGGTCATCACGGCGCTCACCGCCCAGACGCAGGCCGACCCCGAGCTCGCCGCGAAGGTCCACCTGCGCCGCCGCGCCGCCGAGGACACCAGCGGCCTGCCCACCGGCCACTTCGACGCCGTCGTCATCAACTCGGTGATCCAGTACTTCCCGGGCCTGGACTACCTGCGCAGCGTGATCGAGGGCGCCCTGCGGCTGCTCGCCCCCGGCGGCGCGCTGCTCCTCGGCGATCTGCGCAACCTCGACCTCGCCCGTACCTTCCAGACCGGCGTGGAGCTGGCCTCCCCCGGCGGCGCGGACAAGACCCGGGACGCCCTGCTGCGTTCCATCGGCGAGCGCGTGGAGCTGGAGACCGAACTCCTCCTCGCCCCGGCCCTGTTCGACGCGCTGGCCCGCGACCTGCCCGCCGTGCGCGCCGTGGACGTACGCGTCAAGCGGGGCGTGCACCACAACGAACTGAGCCGCTACCGCTACGAGGCCGTGCTCTCCACCGCCGCACCGGTCGCCGACCTCGCGGCCGCCCCCGTCCTGCACTGGGGCCGGGACCTCGCCTCCGCCGCCGCGGTGACCACGCGCCTGGAGGCCGGCCGGCCCGCGACGCTGCGGCTGGCCGCGGTGCCCAACCGCCGGGTGCACGAGGAGCACACGGCGCTCGCGGAGCTGGAGGCGGCGGCCGCCCTGCCCGCCGTCGCACCGGACCCCGAGGAACTGTGCGCGGCCGGTGAGCGCCTGGGCTACCTGGCGCTGCCGACCTGGTCGGGGCAGGGCGCCGCACTGCTCGACGTCGTCTTCGTCGACCCGGACCAGGTGCCGGCCGGCGCGCTGACCGGTGTGCACACGGGCCCGGCGGCCGCCGCCGGGACCTGCGCGAACACGCCGAACGCCTTCGACCGCACCGTCGGCCTCGACGTCACTCTCAACGGTTATCTCCAGGAGCGCCTGCCGGACTACATGATCCCGTCGGCCCTGACGCTCCTCGACGAACTGCCGCTGAACGCCAACGGCAAGGTCGACCGCAAGGCCCTGCCCGCCCCGTCGTTCACCGCCGAGCGGACCGGCGGCCTCCCGGGCACCCCCTTGCAGGAGATCGTGCGCGATCTGTTCGCCGAGGTGCTGGGAGTGCCGCGCGGCCAGGTGCACGCCGACTCCGACTTCTTCCGCATCGGAGGGCACTCGCTCGCCGCGGCCCGCCTGCTGTCCAAGGCCCGTACGGTGCTGGGCGCCGACCCCGGAAGCAGGGCGGTGTACGAGGCACCGACACCGGCCGCGTTCGCCGCGCTGCTCGGCGACGCCCCCGCCGCCTGCACCGGTCCCGGCGGCGCGGAGGGCGCCGTCATCCTGCCGCTGCGGCTGCACGGCGCGCTGAACGAGCGGGCCCTCGAAGCCGCCCTGGCCGATCTGGGCAACCGGCACGAGGCGCTGCGCAACTCACGGATCGGCGCGGCCGGCACCCAGTTGCGCACCCTGTCCGCCGACGAGCACCTCCTCGAACTGTCCCTGCCCGCCGGCGCGGTCGACCTGTGGTCGCACCTGCCGCTGGCGGCGGAACTCGCCCGGGCCTACGGCGCCCGCGCCACCGGCGACACCCCGCACCGCTCCCCCGCTGCCCGGAGTTCGGCGCCCCGCGCGAGCCACGGGCACACCGCGCCCACCCCTCTTCCGCACGCTCCCGCGCCGGCTCCGGCCGATCCGCGGCACACCACGTCGGCGGCCGAGCTGGACGCCGCCCTGCACACCCGGCTGACCGCGTTCGCCGCCGAGCACGGCGTCACCGCGTTCATGGTGGCGCACGCGGCGCTCGTCGCCCTGCTCATCCAGCTCGGCGCGGACACCGGCCCGCGCGGCGGGATCACCGTCGCCGCCCCGGTCCCGGCCCGCGACAGCGAGGCGCTGCGCGATGCGGTCGGCCCCTACGGACGCACCCTGGCCCTCACCGTGGACGCGTCGGCGGACACGAGCTTCACCGAACTGCTGCGCCTGGTGCGCGAGACGGACCTCGCCGCCTACCGCGACGGCACGAGCCCGCTCGCCCTGCCGGGCGGTGTCGCCCTCACGGTGTTGCAGGAGAGCGACGTGCGCTTCGAGGCGGCCGGGCTGACCGTGCGCCCCGAGCCGCGGCCCCCGGTGGTGCCCGGCGCCGACCTGGGCCTCACCCTGACCGAGCGGCAGACCCCGGCGGGCGGCTGCGCCGGGATCGGCCTCACCACCGCCTACCCGGCCGCGTCGGTCGACGAGGCCACCGCCGCCTCCCTCACCGACCGCTTCGTCGCCGTCCTGGAGGCCGCGCTCACCGACCCGGCACTCACCGTCGGCCGGCTGCGCCCGGCGCCCGGCGGCGCCGGAGCGGACGGGGTCTGGGCGGGCGCCGACGCCGCACTGCCCCCGGGCGACCCCGCCGCGCTCATCGCCGCCCAGGTGGCCCACGCACCCGAGGCGCAGGTGCTGCCCGCGCTCACGTACGGCGAACTGGACGCCCGCGCCGACCTGTTGGCGCACGCGCTGCTCGCGCACCGGGCGGGCCCCGGCACCTCGGTGCTGACCGCGCTGTCCTCGCCGGCCGCCTTCGCGGTGGCCGCCCTCGCCGTCGCCAGGACGGGAGCGGCACTGCTGCCGGTGGACCCCTCGGACACGGTCCCCGCGCTCCCCGGGCACCTGCGGCCCGTGGTGCTGCTCCTCGACGAGACGGCCGACCTGCTGCTCGCCGAGGTACCCGGCGCGGCGCGTCTGGTGCGCGACGAGGCCGCCGAGCCCGCGGCGGCCGGCCACTGGCCCTTCACCGCCGCCGACCGGCTGCGCCCTGCGGGCGCCGACGACCCGCTGCTGCTGGTGCCCACCGACGAGGGCACGGTCGTGGTCGGCTCCGCCGCCGTCGCCGCAGCGACTCTGGCCCGGCCCGCGGAGGCCGCCTGGCTGGTGCGCGGCTACCCGGACGGGGACGCGGCGCTCGGTCTGCTCGGGGCGCTGGCCTCGGGTGCCCGGGTGCACGTGCCGGACGACTCGCTCATCCGCGCCGTGCCGCACGAGGTGCTCGGCTGGCTGCGCGCGACGGGGGCCCGCACCGTCGTCGGCGGCGCGGACGAGACGCTGTGCGCGCTGCTCACCCTGGCCCGCGCCGAGGGCGCCGAACTGGCCGTCAGCGGCGGCTGGGCGGAGGGCCGCCTGGTGGTCGAGCAGACCGGCGACGGACCCGCCCGCCCCGCCCCCGGCTACCGCGCCCACATCCTGGACGCCGCGCTGCGCCCGGTGGGCCCCGGCGAGACGGGCGCCCTGTACATCGCGGGCGTGGGGGTGGCCCAGGGCTACGCCGCGACGCCCACGACGACCGGGGAGCGGTTCCTGCCCGACCCGTTCGCGGCGCCCGGCACGACGGCCCGGATGTGGCGTACCGGTCAGGCCGCCCGGGTGGAGTCCGACGGCCGGCTGAGCGTCCTCGACGGGCCCGCCGATGACGACCCGTACACCGACGAGTTCGCCACCTTCGTGGTGCTCGCCGACCCCCGGGGCCACCACGCACTGTGGCCGGCCGCGGTCGCCGCCCCCGAGGGCTGGCACGAGACACACCCGGAGGACCTCTACGAACTCTGCCTCGACCATCTCGGCAGCCGGCCGGGCGAGTCCCTGTGA
- a CDS encoding ScbR family autoregulator-binding transcription factor — protein sequence MMVKQERAVRTRQILVRAAAESFARDGFALASLTMISRRAGVSTGALHFHFASKRALADAVLHEAAAALERTTCRADRAPDPLRALVEATHGLMDGIVGDAVVRAGFALSGDPARTRGDVDLRQQWQRWIERTLQRAEWEGRLAEGTSCAQIAPTVVAATVGFEVLGCRDPDWLTRRKIDRFWELMLPRLTDGATARG from the coding sequence ATGATGGTCAAGCAGGAGCGGGCGGTCCGGACCCGTCAGATACTGGTGCGCGCCGCCGCCGAGTCGTTCGCCCGGGACGGGTTCGCGCTCGCCTCGCTCACCATGATCAGCCGGCGCGCGGGGGTGAGCACCGGCGCCCTGCACTTCCATTTCGCGAGCAAACGGGCGCTGGCCGACGCCGTCCTGCACGAGGCCGCCGCGGCCCTGGAGCGCACGACCTGCCGGGCCGACCGGGCACCGGACCCGCTGCGCGCGCTGGTCGAGGCCACGCACGGGCTGATGGACGGCATCGTGGGCGACGCCGTCGTGCGCGCCGGGTTCGCCCTCTCCGGCGACCCGGCCCGGACGCGGGGGGACGTCGATCTGCGGCAGCAGTGGCAGCGGTGGATCGAGCGCACGCTGCAGCGGGCCGAGTGGGAGGGGCGCCTCGCCGAGGGGACTTCCTGTGCGCAGATCGCACCCACCGTCGTGGCGGCCACCGTGGGCTTCGAGGTCCTGGGCTGCCGCGATCCCGACTGGCTCACCCGCCGGAAGATCGACCGCTTCTGGGAGTTGATGCTGCCGCGGCTCACGGACGGGGCCACGGCGCGAGGGTGA
- a CDS encoding ATP-grasp domain-containing protein, which translates to MNATLTLVPTLAPAAPVAPVAVPTVLFVESRRATFTDHVLDRDDVNVVLLRFDSVPLTEEYVRRTAHVPTFTLNTSAPLEDEAARYLRWVKGTPALPRPRFFCNPNEALQADAQRFAQLVDLPHLSQEQVGWVRDKTTMKDRYAELGIPHARYRAVTTKQDVVAFGEESGWPVILKPIDADSCIGTYRLDTPADVAGVPDLDPKLRWMAEEYIKGQEFQLCAVVTRGVVLDAYLSKNPVPILEVLDGKINANITYAPSEEIPVDARELAQRLTDGLGIPHGYLHGEFFLKEDGSFVMSEVAARLSGCEVPMNHGLAYGFDFLHVILDTYLDRVPHPRYTNDRAVGDLLLPTRPGRVTHISSAQELLRLPGVIGAHLTAAVGDVLDPPRASHASTGYVHVEGATAAEVEERMHAVLRHFELTVAETGEGPAS; encoded by the coding sequence ATGAACGCCACCCTGACCCTCGTCCCCACCCTCGCCCCCGCCGCTCCCGTCGCCCCGGTCGCGGTGCCCACCGTCCTGTTCGTGGAGAGCCGCCGGGCCACCTTCACCGACCACGTCCTGGACCGCGACGACGTGAACGTCGTCCTGCTGCGCTTCGACTCCGTGCCGCTGACCGAGGAGTACGTCCGGCGGACCGCGCACGTACCGACGTTCACCCTGAACACCTCGGCCCCCCTGGAGGACGAGGCGGCCCGGTACCTGCGCTGGGTGAAGGGCACCCCGGCGCTGCCGCGGCCCCGCTTCTTCTGCAACCCCAACGAGGCGCTCCAGGCCGACGCCCAGCGCTTCGCACAGCTCGTGGACCTGCCGCACCTGAGCCAGGAACAGGTCGGCTGGGTCCGCGACAAGACGACGATGAAGGACCGCTACGCCGAACTCGGCATCCCGCACGCCCGCTACCGGGCGGTGACGACGAAACAGGACGTGGTCGCCTTCGGCGAGGAGTCCGGCTGGCCGGTGATCCTCAAGCCGATCGACGCGGACTCGTGCATCGGCACCTACCGCCTCGACACCCCGGCCGACGTGGCCGGCGTTCCGGACCTCGACCCGAAACTCCGGTGGATGGCGGAGGAGTACATCAAGGGGCAGGAGTTCCAGCTGTGCGCGGTCGTCACGCGCGGCGTCGTCCTGGACGCGTACCTGTCGAAGAACCCGGTGCCGATCCTGGAGGTCCTCGACGGCAAGATCAACGCCAACATCACGTACGCGCCGAGCGAGGAGATCCCCGTCGACGCGCGGGAGCTGGCGCAGCGGCTCACCGACGGACTCGGGATCCCGCACGGCTATCTGCACGGCGAGTTCTTCCTCAAGGAGGACGGCTCGTTCGTGATGAGCGAGGTCGCGGCGCGGCTCAGCGGCTGCGAAGTGCCGATGAACCACGGCCTGGCCTACGGCTTCGACTTCCTCCACGTCATCCTCGACACCTACCTGGACCGGGTGCCGCACCCGCGCTACACCAACGACCGGGCGGTGGGCGACCTGCTGCTGCCGACCCGTCCCGGCCGGGTGACGCACATCAGCTCCGCGCAGGAACTGCTGCGGCTGCCGGGCGTCATCGGCGCGCACCTGACGGCCGCCGTCGGCGACGTACTCGACCCGCCGCGCGCCTCGCACGCCTCCACCGGCTACGTCCACGTGGAGGGGGCCACCGCCGCCGAGGTGGAGGAGCGGATGCACGCGGTGCTGCGGCACTTCGAGCTGACGGTGGCCGAGACGGGCGAGGGGCCCGCGTCATGA
- a CDS encoding alpha/beta fold hydrolase codes for MHKAEEPELRLFVFHHSGGSHLAYRDWPAHFPAGWDVRSPDAPGRGPRDGRPALRSTGALLDHFLHELDGELVGRFAFFGHSMGGMVAYELTRRLLDAGRTPPVWLGVSARGTLHPDGDANRRHLLSDEELRDELTAMGGTPSSVLEHRELWDLFAPTIRADLRISETWRTPPLAAPLPVPLSVFGGARDQVAPPHRLDGWSAVSERFLGLHLFDGGHFYFKDRLPEVAARIRQDVRRAEALTGAAPAVAAG; via the coding sequence ATGCACAAGGCGGAAGAGCCGGAGCTGCGCCTGTTCGTGTTCCACCACTCCGGTGGTTCGCACCTGGCCTACCGGGACTGGCCGGCCCACTTCCCGGCCGGCTGGGACGTGCGCAGCCCCGACGCGCCCGGCCGCGGGCCGCGCGACGGGCGCCCCGCGCTGAGGAGCACCGGAGCCCTCCTGGATCACTTCCTGCACGAGCTGGACGGCGAACTCGTCGGCCGTTTCGCGTTCTTCGGGCACAGCATGGGCGGCATGGTCGCGTACGAGCTGACGCGTCGCCTCCTGGACGCCGGCCGGACCCCACCGGTCTGGCTCGGGGTGTCCGCGCGCGGCACCCTGCACCCGGACGGGGACGCCAACCGTCGGCATCTGCTGTCCGACGAGGAACTGCGCGACGAGCTGACGGCCATGGGCGGCACCCCGTCCTCAGTGCTCGAACACCGGGAGCTGTGGGACCTGTTCGCGCCGACCATCCGTGCGGACCTGCGCATCAGCGAGACCTGGCGCACCCCGCCGCTCGCCGCGCCGCTGCCGGTGCCCCTCTCGGTGTTCGGCGGCGCCCGCGACCAGGTGGCGCCGCCGCACCGGCTCGACGGCTGGTCGGCCGTCTCCGAGCGCTTCCTCGGCCTGCACCTCTTCGACGGCGGTCACTTCTACTTCAAGGATCGGCTCCCGGAGGTCGCCGCCCGGATCCGGCAGGACGTACGCCGTGCCGAGGCGCTCACCGGGGCCGCTCCGGCGGTGGCGGCGGGCTGA
- the gntD gene encoding guanitoxin biosynthesis L-enduracididine beta-hydroxylase GntD, translating to MTAARTPAPATATDLLPENAMTLTAPAPAPIADDTLTAAHHHALDLTPREARAAHALAAACLKTYKAADDPRFLDEAPVLAHDLPIAVRRHLNAARRDEATHATLIRGNLVDQQALGATPRHWSEADTEASQVYGCLLVLYAALLGDVTGWATQQAGRLVTDILPSKGFENSLISASSALELAWHTEDAFSPYRADWVGLLALRNTASVATTVAHVDPRRLPDHIRGVLAEPRFIALPDSAHEFADGAFVPRPVPVLEGHADLPVLRIDRDFFRAQDGDAEAAEALAHVIAHLDGNLTDVVVPTGAVCFVDNRNVVHGRRSFRAGFDGGDRWLKRVNLVRDLRRTRPGRLDGATRVIG from the coding sequence GTGACCGCCGCCCGCACCCCCGCACCCGCCACCGCCACCGACCTGCTTCCGGAGAACGCCATGACCCTCACCGCGCCGGCTCCCGCCCCGATCGCCGACGACACCCTCACCGCGGCCCACCACCACGCGCTCGACCTGACGCCGCGTGAGGCCCGCGCCGCGCACGCCCTGGCGGCGGCCTGCCTGAAGACGTACAAGGCGGCCGACGACCCGCGCTTCCTCGACGAGGCGCCGGTGCTCGCCCACGACCTGCCGATCGCGGTACGCCGTCACCTGAACGCGGCGCGGCGCGACGAGGCCACGCACGCCACACTGATCCGCGGCAACCTCGTCGACCAGCAGGCGCTCGGCGCCACCCCGCGGCACTGGAGCGAGGCGGACACCGAGGCGAGCCAGGTGTACGGCTGCCTGCTGGTGCTGTACGCGGCGCTGCTGGGCGACGTCACCGGCTGGGCCACGCAGCAGGCGGGCCGGCTGGTCACCGACATCCTGCCGAGCAAGGGCTTCGAGAACAGCCTGATCTCCGCGTCCAGCGCCCTCGAACTGGCCTGGCACACGGAGGACGCCTTCTCCCCCTACCGCGCCGACTGGGTGGGCCTGCTGGCGCTGCGCAACACGGCCTCGGTCGCCACGACCGTCGCCCACGTCGACCCGCGGCGGCTGCCCGACCACATCCGCGGTGTCCTGGCCGAGCCCCGCTTCATCGCCCTGCCCGACTCCGCGCACGAGTTCGCCGACGGCGCCTTCGTGCCCCGGCCGGTGCCCGTCCTCGAAGGCCACGCCGATCTGCCGGTGCTCCGCATCGACCGGGACTTCTTCCGGGCCCAGGACGGCGACGCGGAGGCCGCCGAGGCGCTGGCCCACGTCATCGCCCACCTCGACGGCAACCTCACCGACGTCGTCGTGCCCACCGGCGCGGTCTGCTTCGTCGACAACCGCAACGTGGTGCACGGCCGGCGCTCCTTCCGCGCCGGGTTCGACGGCGGGGACCGCTGGCTCAAGCGGGTCAACCTGGTGCGCGATCTGCGCCGTACCCGTCCCGGGCGCCTGGACGGCGCCACCCGCGTCATCGGCTGA
- a CDS encoding nuclear transport factor 2 family protein, translated as MTVELVSTGEHTPGGEEFAALYAQAQRFYADQMRILDVHDTARWAGTFTEDALLELPSLPGPLPARAGLARYPRPGAETRRRAGDRLDHWIGVLDVRPQADGTLRTRCSALVYTVPPGAASRSLHVCVMEDVLTRESGEWRIAHRRVTRDDLA; from the coding sequence ATGACCGTCGAGTTGGTGAGCACCGGCGAACACACCCCCGGCGGCGAGGAGTTCGCCGCCCTGTACGCGCAGGCACAGCGCTTCTACGCCGATCAGATGCGCATCCTGGACGTGCACGACACCGCGCGCTGGGCCGGCACCTTCACCGAGGACGCCCTCCTGGAGCTGCCCTCCCTGCCCGGCCCACTGCCGGCCCGGGCCGGACTCGCCCGCTACCCGCGCCCGGGCGCGGAGACTCGGCGGCGGGCCGGTGACCGGCTCGACCACTGGATCGGCGTGCTCGACGTGCGGCCGCAGGCCGACGGGACCCTGCGCACGCGCTGCTCGGCGCTGGTGTACACCGTGCCGCCCGGCGCGGCGTCCAGGTCCCTGCACGTGTGTGTCATGGAGGACGTCCTGACGCGCGAGAGCGGCGAGTGGCGCATCGCCCACCGCCGGGTGACCCGTGACGACCTGGCCTGA